In the Plasmodium yoelii strain 17X genome assembly, chromosome: 3 genome, one interval contains:
- a CDS encoding methlytransferase, whose product MAITKICTSYHHSYYNIKIRPHLLRNGINLFMDKGKCFYTNERLYNFGFQKVTEEIKSKLVYNLFSKVSNKYDIMNDLMSFRLHRCWKDQFIKELDLFLKFQCYNIKQTNINDSINDSINDSINDSINDSINDSMNVDPYNTPPNDESMNQNISSNHNEKIKNLKANKCKILDLAGGTGDIAFRILERYKYFLEKIRIFDNKNNYNNISEEFYKNPLINIIVCDVNNDMINVGIEKAKNLNLNKNITWLVENAEELKSIEDNSIDVITLSFGIRNFTNISKALNEMYRVLKPGGRLLCLEFSKLECNVINTFYKFYLNNYIPLLGKYIANNEHAYKYLAESIQTFLTPNELSQLMCQCNFKNISYTTMTFGIVAIHSAYKLN is encoded by the exons ATGGCAATTACTAAAATATGTACTTCATACCATCACagttattataatataaaaattcgaCCACACCTTTTAAGAAATGGAATTAATTTATTCATGGATAAAGGAAAATGCTTCTATACCAATGAAA GATTATATAACTTTGGATTTCAAAAAGTCacagaagaaataaaatcaaAACTTGTTTATAACTTATTTAGTAAGGTTtctaataaatatgatatcATGAATGATTTGATGAGCTTCCGTCTACATCGATGTTGGAAAGAtcaatttataaaagaattagatttatttttaaaatttcagtgttataatataaaacaaacaaatataaatgattctATAAATGATTCTATAAATGACTCTATAAATGACTCTATAAACGACTCTATAAACGACTCTATGAATGTAGACCCATATAATACTCCCCCTAATGATGAAAGTATGAACCAAAATATATCATCAAATCAtaacgaaaaaataaaaaatttaaaagcaaataaatgtaaaatattagATTTAGCTGGTGGGACAGGTGATATAGCTTTTCGAATTTTagaaagatataaatatttcttggaaaaaataagaatatttgataataaaaataattataataatatatcagaagaattttataaaaacccattaataaatataattgtttGTGATGTAAATAATGATATGATTAATGTTGGAATagaaaaagcaaaaaatttaaatttaaataaaaatataacatggCTAGTTGAAAATGCAGAAGAGTTAAAATCTATAGAAGATAATTCAATAGATGTAATTACCTTATCATTTGGAATAAGaaattttacaaatattTCTAAAGCATTGAATGAAATGTATCGTGTTTTAAAACCAGGGGGAAGACTTCTTTGTTTAGAGTTTAGTAAATTAGAATGTAATGTtataaatacattttataaattttatttaaataattatattccaCTACTTGGAAAATATATAGCAAACAATGAACatgcatataaatatctTGCTGAAAGTATACAAACATTTTTAACACCAAATGAATTATCTCAATTGATGTGTCAatgtaattttaaaaatatttcatatacAACTATGACATTTGGTATTGTTGCAATTCATTCTgcttataaattaaattaa
- a CDS encoding 3'-5' exonuclease, putative: MYRYLEKCANCIKLKRRVSSASYGYLNLNVNDKVVRYFEDLKKNIIYINDSKECKKYINEIEQNVMNENLKIIGLDIEGYKIGRNGTVSIIQICAKDIYIFDLYKCDNSYLFAKYLKELFENKNIIKVTHDCREDCSILFNQYNINLNNIFDTQIAYNLILKKSKKELYQISYDDLLYKCLFLNNNHKIYFHKIISLDNKIYLKRPISKELIHYAVQDVLYLKPLMLNLVETLSNIENGTPRADTEDSENDEDSENDENSENNENSENSENSENNTNTNYDQNGKDNNLSLDVCKDTQHIIEKNNNFHFINYVIEKSQKYIDYQHLNSHIKNEKHLQKGMIIEGMVVSCNNINLYVKLNLSKRGVIKNFMNNTYEIGDIVKCVILDFCENDFIKLGLLDSSTLEMTTTTK, translated from the coding sequence atgtatagatatttagaaaaatgtgcaaattgtataaaattaaaaagaagAGTTAGTAGTGCGTCCTATggatatttaaatttaaacgTGAATGATAAAGTAGTACGATATTTTGAagacttaaaaaaaaatataatttatattaatgattctaaagaatgcaaaaaatatataaatgaaatcGAACAAAATGTTATgaatgaaaatttaaaaataatagggTTAGATATTGAAGGATATAAAATAGGTAGAAATGGAACAGTAAGTATTATTCAAATATGTGCAAAggacatatatatttttgatttatataaatgtgaTAATAGTTATTTGTTTgctaaatatttaaaagagttatttgaaaataaaaatattataaaagttACACATGATTGTAGAGAAGATtgttctatattatttaatcagtataatattaatttaaataatatatttgatacACAAATTGCATATAacttaattttaaaaaaatcaaaaaaagaaTTGTATCAAATAAGTTATGatgatttattatataaatgtttatttttaaataataatcataaaatatattttcataaaattatttcacttgataataaaatttatttaaaaagacCGATATCAAAAGAGCTAATTCATTATGCTGTTCAGGacgttttatatttaaaacctTTGATGTTAAACTTAGTTGAGACTTTAAGTAATATAGAAAACGGCACTCCAAGAGCGGATACTGAAGAtagtgaaaatgatgaagatagtgaaaatgatgaaaatagtgaaaataatgaaaatagtgaaaatagtgaaaatagtgaaaataatACGAACACAAATTATGACCAAAATGGAAAGGATAATAATCTTAGCCTTGACGTATGTAAAGACACACAACACAtaatcgaaaaaaataataattttcattttataaattatgtaatagaaaaaagccaaaaatatattgattaCCAACATTTAAATTcgcatataaaaaatgaaaaacatTTACAAAAAGGAATGATAATTGAAGGAATGGTAGTTtcatgtaataatataaatctttatgttaaattaaatttaagCAAAAGGGgggttataaaaaattttatgaacAATACATATGAAATAGGGGATATTGTTAAGTGTGTAATTTTGGATTTTTGTGAAaatgattttataaaattgggGTTACTTGATTCATCCACTTTAGAAATGACTACCACAACCAAGTGA
- a CDS encoding hexose transporter: protein MNILRMDILSRGGTQEIEHRDGFFNTSFQYVLSACLASFIFGYQVSVLNTIKSYIVVEFEWCSTKTDTSCEDSILKSSFLLASVFIGAVLGSGFSGYLVKFGRRFSLMVIYIFFIFVSILTAISHHFHTILYARLLSGFGIGLITVSVPMYISEMTHKDKKGAYGVLHQLFITFGIFVAVLLGLFLGDGPKINGKSIELSNFEMFWWRFMFFLPTIISLLGIILLIAFYKEETPYFLYENGNIEGSKNILKKIYGPSDVDDALRAIKDAIDQNKAAKESSLSLLSALKIPAYRNVIILGCILSGFQQFTGINVLVANSNELYKEFLDKNLITILSVIMTAVNFLMTFPAIYIIEKIGRKTLLLGGCIGVICAFLPTVIARQVWGPTKIVNGLSIAGTFLMIISFAVSYGPVLWIYLHEMYPSEIKDSAASLASLINWVCAIIVVFPSDIIIKKSPSILFMFFSVMCIIAFLFIMFFIKETKGGEIGTSPYISLEERQKHIGKSKV, encoded by the coding sequence atgaatatattgcGAATGGATATATTATCAAGGGGAGGGACTCAAGAGATAGAGCATAGGGATGGTTTTTTTAACACATCATTTCAATATGTTTTATCAGCATGTTTAGCATCCTTTATTTTTGGATATCAAGTTAGTGTTTTAAATACAATTAAAAGTTATATAGTAGTAGAATTTGAATGGTGTAGTACAAAAACGGATACATCATGTGAAGACAGTATACTTAAaagttcatttttattagcCTCAGTATTTATTGGAGCAGTTTTAGGAAGTGGATTTTCAGGATACTTAGTTAAGTTTGGAAGAAGATTTTCATTAatggttatatatatattttttatttttgtaagtATATTAACAGCTATTAGTCATCACTTCcatacaatattatatgcTCGTTTGTTAAGTGGTTTTGGCATTGGTTTAATAACAGTAAGTGTGCCCATGTACATATCTGAAATGACTCACAAGGATAAAAAGGGAGCATATGGTGTATTGCATcaattatttataacatttgGAATCTTTGTTGCAGTTTTATTGGGACTATTTTTGGGAGATGGGCCTAAAATAAATGGCAAATCTATAGAGTTATCAAATTTTGAAATGTTTTGGTGGAGattcatgttttttttaccCACAATAATATCTCTTCTTGgaataattttattgattGCCTTTTACAAAGAGGAGActccatattttttatatgagaATGGAAATATTGAAGgttctaaaaatatattgaaaaaaatatatggtcCATCAGATGTAGATGACGCACTTAGAGCTATTAAAGATGCTATTGATCAAAATAAAGCAGCCAAAGAAAGttctttatcattattaagTGCCTTAAAAATACCAGCATATagaaatgttataatattagGATGTATATTATCAGGTTTTCAACAATTTACTGGTATAAATGTATTAGTAGCAAATTCAAATGAattatataaagaatttttagacaaaaatttaataacaatattaaGTGTCATAATGACGGCAGTTAACTTTTTGATGACATTTCCagctatatatattatagaaaaaattggaagaaaaacattattattagGAGGATGTATTGGAGTCATTTGTGCATTTTTACCAACAGTTATAGCTAGGCAAGTATGGGGTCCAACTAAGATTGTAAATGGTTTATCTATTGCTGGAACATTTCTTATGATAATATCATTTGCTGTATCATATGGTCCAGTATTATGGATATATTTACATGAAATGTATCCTTCTGAAATAAAAGATAGTGCAGCTAGTTTAGCTTCATTGATAAATTGGGTGTGTGCAATTATTGTGGTTTTTCCTTCAGACATAATTATTAAGAAATCACCTTCTATACtctttatgtttttttcagTAATGTGTATAATCGCATTCTTATTTATAATGTTCTTCATTAAAGAAACAAAGGGTGGTGAGATTGGAACCAGTCCTTATATTTCTCTTGAAGAAAGACAGAAACATATAGGGAAATCCAAAGTTTAA